ATTTTAACTGGGCTACTAAGAGTAAAAATGATTACAGAAACTTACTATTCGAAGTAGGTAAAAAGTATCACTACATCATAGTTGATGTACCCGGCAAAATGGGCGGTGAGGAAATTTACAATAGCATTCTTTTATCTGATATAGTTTGCATACCAATAGTGCCAAGACGAACAGACATTGCAAGTACAGTTAAATTTTTAAAAGTACTTCCAAAGATTCAAGAGCTTAGACAGAAACAGGGTTTCGATTTTCAGATTTTCGGTATTCCAAATAAAATGGATAATACCATTGAAAGTACTTTAATCCAGAAACTGCAAGGTGTTGGGGGCTTACAACTTTTTAACAATGGTTTAAGCTACAGAATTAGATATGATAGAAATCTGTCTACAGCCGAAACAATAGTATTGGGTAACACAGCAGATGAATTTAATAATTACATGAAAGAGGTAGAACAAAAATTAATGTGATATGAGCAAGAAAAAAACAGTTGATAGTGACTTTGATAATTTAATAGGTACGAACATGCCAACTTTTGGAGATGTTGATGATATGCTCGATATGCAGAATGAATCTGATAACAGCACTATGCCTACTCCAAAAGTTATTAAAGCAAAAAAGAAGCGGAATAAGCGAAATAGTAAATACTCACCTTTTAGAATGCGAACAGAAATACTGGAGCAAATGGAAGAAATTGCAGATAAGGAAAAAGTGGCATTCCCTGGGCAACTAGTTCACATCGTTTTACAGAACTATATCGATTGGTATAAGAACAATAAGAAATAGCTTATAGCCGAATTTTCAAATCAAAAATTCGAGCTATATATAAATTATATAATTTATATATATTATATAGGAAAAAAACAGGGTATAATTTACTGACTATGAGATACTTACAAGAGGGCACTGCGCCAGAAGTCCATACCAACTGCGCCAGAAGTCCATACCAACTGCGCCAGAAGTCCATACCAACTGCGCCAGAAGTCCATACCAAACTGCGCCAGAAGTCCATACCAAACTGCGCCAGAAATCTATATTACCTTAAGTCATAGAATAGTTAAATAAAAGAAGATGCAAAATCCAGATCGGAATGTTATTTATTACCCTAATAAGCTTTATAAAATTGAAATAGGACAGTCTATTAAAGATGATGAAGCTAATAAGTACTTACAAGAAGCCAATCTAGCTATTCACAAGGTTTTAGAGATAAATAAAACACCTGATAGTATATTTACTATAGATTTCCCTAAAAACCTTTTAAATAAGCTCCCAGACAACGTAAAATCGAAAGTAACTAAAGAACTCAATACTACTGATATTAGAATCCTTACAGCTACAGTAGCACTTGCCCAAAAAGCCAAAGCAGAAGGTAAACTTACTTTTATAGAAAAACTGGATGAAGCCTATTTTGAAATTAACCTAAAGGAGTTGTATGAATATGCAGGTTTATCTAAAACCAAATACGGGAGGTTTGATGTAAAGCAGAAAGGATTTATCCGTGATTCACTTATCAATCTTCACTTTAAGCATTTCTTTATATTGACTAATACTGATAAGAAAGAAACCATGCAGATTAAGCAACTGGTAAGAGTTTATGAATATGAGAAAAAGAAAGGCTTATCAGATAAAGAAACTGTAAAACTCACAGTTAATGGTATGTTCTGTAATTTCGAAAAAACAGATAATAATACCTACTTTAATCTTCCATCAGATATAAATACTCGTATCAGAAAAATCAATACAGGTAGGCAAAATCCAAGTATAGAACTTTTCATTAAAACCATTTACAGAGCAAAGCATTATGCTAAAGAATCAACAGTAAGTTATACTGAATCGAAGCTAATTGAGCTCCTAAACATGGAGCGATACAAAGAATCCAGACACCACGGACGCATTGTTACTACACTTAATAAATCATTTGAAACCGCTAAAAAATTAGGTATTTTGGAAAAATGGAAAGAGGAAATAGACAAGTGGGGGAATAAAAAATTCATCTTTTTTCTATGTTAAGAGTAAAATAGAAAAGGAGTCAAAATTGACAGGTTAAATAATGAGAGCTACAAGTACAAAAAGCAGCAAACTGCGTAAGCTACTAATTGTCCTCGTATCTCTCAAGAGATAGCAAGCGGGAACGCCACTTTTCAAACTCCGTATGAAAGAGATTCGTTCTCGCTTGCCCTACGGGGTATTTTGACCTCTTAGGTCAAATAAATAATTAATCAATGATTAATTATTTATAAAAAAGCTGCACTATGTTTCAATTAGAGGAGATAATAATTAATTTAATAATTAATTTATTTACCAAAAGGAACATCCCATGGCAAGCAAAAAGGCAGTCCCCTTGGAACTGGACACACATGCTAAACTAGTAGATATCTGCAAGAAAAAGAACATCACCATCAAGGACTTTACAGCCCAGATGGTGGACTACTTTTACCGTACTGGGATAGACCCCAGTGACGAGGCAAACACCAACTTGAAGGAGGCTATCAAGGAACTCCGCAAGGAGAACAACCGTGTAATAGGTTTTATAAAACAGCAAGAGAAGACCAAGTTGGACCCCATACTTGACCAGATGGCAGTTGGCTATAACGAATTCAAGAGCAATGCAGGGGCACTCAACACGGTATACGAACTGGAAGAACAACTCGGGAAAGTATTGAGAAATCAACAGCGGTTGAGTAACGATATAAACCGTGGGAGCATAGATAGTATTATGAAAGCAAGGAAGCTGTTCGCTGACTACCTGAAGGAACAGGAGTGGGGAAAGGCTATCGGTATTGGTAAGTATGTCAAAGACCCAACGATCCTGAACAAAACGTTCCAACGGATGTTCTCAATGCTTTGATCAAATTTGGTAGTAAAAAACAAACCCCTTTTAAGTAGATATATAGTAATGTTCAGGAAAGGTAAGAAAACGACAAATATGTATATTGTCATCTGTTGGGTAAGTATGTTATCATTATGTGCCCAATGTGACAAGCCCTTTAGATATGATCTTATACCAGAAAAAGAAGAAGACAGTAACATAAAAAAAAATGAATATTTCTTTCTGGAAGACAGTATCTCTTTGATTTTTCAGGCACACATATATTATGTAACAGAAGCAAATTTAAACGTACAGCTATACATCAAAAATAAAAGTAAAAGTAATATCACATTTTATCCACATAAGCTTAAGATAATATCTAATAAAATAGATTATGGAGGAAAGTTTGCCATACGTAATAAAACTCAATTCATAAGATCAGATGATTTCATTGTTAAGCCTAAAAGTAATGAAAGGATCCTATTCCGTTCTATTGCGATTGAGCTAGATCGGGATTACTTTGATGATGAAGATTTTATAGATAAGATTTTAAAAGATGAAAAACTTCTAATAGAAAATATAGAATTAGAAACTAATAGAAAAAAACTTGTAATACCTAAGGTTGAATTGACCCCTTCGCTATCAAGGGGAAGATAATCCCCAATTATGTCAAGTAGAAAATACCCTATATTTTGGCTATATTTAGGTGTAAATTAAGCAGCATGTTCTAGACTAAACAAGTATTATAACTGTCTAACTAAAACGACAATAAGTTGAAATATGAAAAAATTTAGAGTTATAGTTAGCTCCTATGATGATATAGAAAAAAGTAATTATGTATTAAATGAAAAAGAAGTAATAGAATATATTGAAGGTTATAATTGGTCAGATATTATTTCCAAAATGGAGACTGAATTAAAGGATAGAGGTGAAATAGAACATTCACCTGATTCTATTAAGATATCTAATGACGATGAATCAGCATTGTATATACAATCTTGGGACTTCAATATTTTTTCACTTGTTTATAATCAGGAAAATTTATCAGATAAAAACCCAGATTATTTTATAGCAGATAATGATGGATTTTCAATCAGCAAAGTGAAAGAAGCAATCAATCTATTTTATGAAAGCAATAAAAATAGGCTTGAAAATCTTATATCTAATGATACAGATTTATCATGTGGGCCAATAAGAAAAGAACTCGATAAACAAATTGAGGATGGAAAAGAGGAATATGATAAAGCTATTAAGAATAATAAAAGACAGACTGTAATAATTCGCTTATTACTTTTAGCATTTCTAATTTTATTAGCTATAATCAGTTGGCACTAAAAGCCGCATAATCTCCGATTATGTTTACAAAAACAATCTCTCCCAAATTGCTAGATTGACAGTGTTTTGTCCTGCGTCCAAAGTGTTACCTAGAATACAACTTACTAAAAGCTACACTTTGGGTGCAAAGATAATTTTACATTTTCTTTTTTTGCCAGTATATCTTATAAAAATAGGTTCAAACCAAATTTTATACAAGTTGAAAGAAAATTATGGAAGCCTAAAAATATGCGAGATTTTGAAAATTTGGCAATCACAAATAGAGGGACTTATTGAGTTTTTATTTTAAAACTTTCCAACCCTTAAAGAAATTTATCAGAGATTTTGCCAGTATTTCATTTTTTGATGCCCATAGGTCATCAAATATTATAAAATTATCATATAAATCTGCTGGAGATGTACCTATTAACGGGATAGTTCCCCATGAATCAGTATTCAAACTAAACTGTATAAAATGATCTGAAAATTGGTATTTGGATTTGCTACTTGGTTTAAATTCAGTAAAGTGTCTGTCAATGATTTTTTCTTCAGCATTGTCGACCAACTGCATTACATATGAAGACCCTTCTTTTGGTGTCATTTCATTAAAATCATCATATGAAAATTTTTCATAGAACTCTCTATAAATCAAAACCCAATATTTTTTAAATCTTACGATTTTATTAATCGTTTGTTCTAAAGAGCCCTGGGCAAATAACCTTAAAATCTCTAGATCATCATCATACTCGTCGAGTACAAAATCATATAGTTCTGGTAGTCTTATACCGTTATATAATACAACAGAGTTTTCCGCTGATGATAAATTATCACCACCACTAGTATTAGAGCGTAAAAAGTATACCTTGCTTTTTTTTCCTCTGTTCGTTTCGATTGTCCGATATTTCCAATCAATCCCTGACCTATCCGTATCTGTGGAAAAGGACAATGGTAGTGAATAATCTTGCTTAAGTAGATAATCAACTGAGATTGGATTCTCTTTCATATAAGAACTATCAAAAATATAATAAGCAAGTTCAAGTTCATCATCATCTGTCAGTACCTGGATAAAATTTTCATTTTCACCCATATCGATTACATTACAATATCCATTGTTTAAATACTCTTTTAAACTGGCAAAATCATTAGGAGGTGACGGGTTAGAAGATATATCAAATTCTTCATCATATATCCTAAATGGCCCCCAGAATCCATAAATCCTGATTCCTATGTAATCGCTTACATTCTCATAAAATTGATGTGGGTCTTCATCATAGAACTTCCATAAGTTCTGAAACCACTCCAATACTGTTTCGGCCTCTGGGAAGCTTTTATGAAATTTATTATCAAAGTAGTTATATGGGGTTCTATAAATAAGTTCAACACTCATAATTCATGAATCTTATCTTAAGCAAGGTTATTTTAATTCATCCAATATTTTCTTTAATCCTTCTTCTACATTTTCAGGCATATCATCAAGGTCAAAATCTGTGGGAACTGTATATTTCTCCAATAATATCCCTTTTTTCAGTCTCAAGTAAGTAATCTCAGATGCCTTGAATTCAAAATATCCAGACAGGTCTTCGCCCTCTTTACTTTTCCCATGACGGACAATAAAAATACCTGAGACCCAATCCCAAAAAATTTGCCGCCTTTTAATCTCTCTGGAAATATCTACCAATTCAACAGGGAATCTGTCATATATGTCCTTATTATAGCCTTACAGAATCCCATACTCTATCCTAATATTTAAAATTCCAATATCACAGTTAACATCCTGTATTTGCGATTGCGTGATTTCCAAAAAACGTACACTAAAAAATCCATTGTTGTTAGAGGCTGAGCCAAAAGAAATTCCGCCTATGACCAAACTTCGATAAAATCCCGCCATACACGGCAAAGAAAGAACAATCTTTGGCACTATCTCTCCGAAAACCACTACTGAGATTCTGCCGATGGTAGTGAATATCACCGAAGAATTACGACCATCCTGTCAAGAGCCAAAGAAGCTAAAACATTAACATAATGGGAGATTATGATACATAATATATTGCGCTTTCTTTTTTAAAAGTTAAGTAACTTTATTTCTTGTGAAAATAAAAAAATGATCTATTCGTAAATCTACACGTCTACATAATACTTAAAAGTGTTAAATAAGTTGGTACATGGCTTTCGTGTAAAAAACCAGAAATCGTCATTTGTTTTGCCAAGTGTCTTATTCCTCTTGAAGAACATACTTTATCCAGTTTAGTTCTAATCTTTCTTGTTTTGATGCATCATCATAAGAGGTAAAAATAATTGGTATGATATCCTTCCCTCTTTTACTTAATAAATCAATATTAGCTAGGGTTTCATTTTAGTAATACTTACATTGCTAAAAAAACATCTTCTTTAAGAGAATTACTTATGTTTGAGAAAGGTTTGGGAGGTATTTCTAGTTTAGAGATAAATTTCTTATAACAGTTATCTTATCTTGCCTTAATAAACTCTCATATTCAGAAATATTCCCTTTTCTACATATTAAGAGGAAATATGATTTTAAAGGGCATTTATTGTAAGAGAGTATTACTCTGTTAGTTTTCAATTTTCTCTTAATATAAAGAATATAGATTAATTTCCATTAAATGCAGATTCCATTATTGTTTGTTCTGCATTAGGTATTTTCATTTTATCAGCCATATTTTTCCATCCACTTACAACATTTTTAGTTTCTTTTATAATACTATTAGCTTCATCTTTTTTTAATCTAAAATAATCGGCTACATTCATACACAGATCAAAATCAAGACTATTATCATCTTCAGATATATTTAAGCTTAATCCCGAGCCTTTTTCTATTGGGTTTATATCATAAGCTGGTGATAGCTTCCATCCTCTTTCATTAAGCAAAAAACCATGATTTCTAAGATGATCATCCGTATTAGATATAGCAACAGAAAAAACAATCCTTTTCCATAACTCTCTTATATCATTATCTGGGTCTGAACCATATCTTTCAATAATCTCTACAATATCTAAATAACTTATTCCATCCTTGTAGTTATCACCATCTTTATAACCTAATAAAGTCATTGCAGATGCAAAATGTATTCGTCTATTTTGGTTTGTTCTATCAAATCTTTTTGTTAAAAAAGTATGGCGTTTCTGAGAAAAAACTCTTGCATCAGATTTTGCGACAGTAATGCCAAGGTTTTTAGCCATTTGATGAGCAATAAACTCCCAAGCTCCACTATCTTTATCATCATTTTTACTTGGAAATTTAGCTATCCACAAATGATTATCAGTATCTTTCACATTTGCTTTTGGCCTAGCTCCACCTAAAGAAGATCCAGGAGCCATTAATAATGATAGCCATTTTTGAGCGTCTTTATCATTAAAAAAATCATCAGACTCTGTTTTTAGACTAGCAGCTTCCAATTCTCTTATACTTGTGAAAGGAGGCGTTTCTAAAGTTTCATTTGATAAAAAATCCCCACTTTCTTGTAGTTTAAATCTCAAAGCTCCCATTCGGGTTTCATCATTGACTCCTAATAAAAAATCCGATTCCATTAATCTAAACCTTTGTTCTCCCAAAGATTTAGATCGTATAATTTCTCTTCTTTCCATTAAAGTTCTTCCCCACCTATCGGGTGAAGAATCTAAAAAAAGCCCAAAATTTGGTTTGTCATTATTTAAATATTGTGGGCCAGAAAAGAATTGTAATTCTGGATCTAATATTTGTGCTTTTCCACTTACTAACCATTGGCTATCATATTCGAAAGAAAAAATTTCTTCACCTCTTGATAATTCAGCTTTTAATAAGCCCATTTTTGTTGGAAGAGAAAATTCATCCCAATCAGCGTATACTATAATTTCTTTCATTCCTTATTTTTTTTTTGAGCTCGTTTACTCATCACAAGTTTTGCATCTTGTAACTTTCGGCCTAAAATATCATCCAAAGCAAGACTCTTAAAATCTTCAGCTAAACCTAATACTGATAAAACCTGAATAAAAGTACCTATACTTATATGTTCGCTTCCTTTTTCAACATGCCAAAGCGTTGAACGCCCAATGTTTGCTCTTTTAGACACTTGTTCTGTAGTAAGTCTACGCCTTAGTCTTGCTAACTTTATATTTTCACCAACTTGCTCAAGTATTTTCTTTTCTTTAGGAAATAATTTAGCTTTTCTTGATTTCATAATGTTTTTATATAGAATCAAAATTAATTTAAATGTATTTATATACAAACATTGTATTGAATTATCATTATATACTAATTTTACAAAAAGAAAAATTTTGCTACTAACGCGCAATGAA
The sequence above is a segment of the Chondrinema litorale genome. Coding sequences within it:
- a CDS encoding type II toxin-antitoxin system HipA family toxin; this translates as MKEIIVYADWDEFSLPTKMGLLKAELSRGEEIFSFEYDSQWLVSGKAQILDPELQFFSGPQYLNNDKPNFGLFLDSSPDRWGRTLMERREIIRSKSLGEQRFRLMESDFLLGVNDETRMGALRFKLQESGDFLSNETLETPPFTSIRELEAASLKTESDDFFNDKDAQKWLSLLMAPGSSLGGARPKANVKDTDNHLWIAKFPSKNDDKDSGAWEFIAHQMAKNLGITVAKSDARVFSQKRHTFLTKRFDRTNQNRRIHFASAMTLLGYKDGDNYKDGISYLDIVEIIERYGSDPDNDIRELWKRIVFSVAISNTDDHLRNHGFLLNERGWKLSPAYDINPIEKGSGLSLNISEDDNSLDFDLCMNVADYFRLKKDEANSIIKETKNVVSGWKNMADKMKIPNAEQTIMESAFNGN
- a CDS encoding ParA family protein; its protein translation is MTKIISFATQKGGSGKSTLSVLTSTAIANRYGKKVLLIDGDPQQSVIDIYNRNKENTRYDVLYFNWATKSKNDYRNLLFEVGKKYHYIIVDVPGKMGGEEIYNSILLSDIVCIPIVPRRTDIASTVKFLKVLPKIQELRQKQGFDFQIFGIPNKMDNTIESTLIQKLQGVGGLQLFNNGLSYRIRYDRNLSTAETIVLGNTADEFNNYMKEVEQKLM
- a CDS encoding BfmA/BtgA family mobilization protein, with protein sequence MASKKAVPLELDTHAKLVDICKKKNITIKDFTAQMVDYFYRTGIDPSDEANTNLKEAIKELRKENNRVIGFIKQQEKTKLDPILDQMAVGYNEFKSNAGALNTVYELEEQLGKVLRNQQRLSNDINRGSIDSIMKARKLFADYLKEQEWGKAIGIGKYVKDPTILNKTFQRMFSML
- a CDS encoding helix-turn-helix domain-containing protein, translated to MKSRKAKLFPKEKKILEQVGENIKLARLRRRLTTEQVSKRANIGRSTLWHVEKGSEHISIGTFIQVLSVLGLAEDFKSLALDDILGRKLQDAKLVMSKRAQKKNKE